A single Macaca mulatta isolate MMU2019108-1 chromosome 15, T2T-MMU8v2.0, whole genome shotgun sequence DNA region contains:
- the CARD9 gene encoding caspase recruitment domain-containing protein 9 isoform X2: MTRSKRLGAVWPRPASWGSLLSLLLARCPGWASGAFSGPLAPGQAGRAESSFPVEGRGLPLPSASRGLLGCTNQKAGHQGLSPCGRTGGTVELSHQEVHRRPARSSLPAAPGSISPRLRVPGSWCVCRAGGSLEDPQPACEAMSDYENDDECWSVLEGFRVMLTSVIDPSRITPYLRQCKVLNPDDEEQVLSDPNLVIRKRKVGVLLDILQRTGHKGYVAFLESLELYYPQLYKKVTGKEPARVFSMIIDASGESGLTQLLMTEVMKLQKKVQDLTALLSSKDDFIKELRVKDSLLRKHQERVQRLKEECEASSRELKRCKEENYDLAMRLARQSEEKGAALMRNRDLQLEIDRLKHSLMKAEDDCKVERKHTLKLRHAMEQRPSQELLWELQQQKALLQARVQELEASVQEGKLDRSSPYIQVLEEDWRQALRDHQEQANTIFSLRKDLRQGEARRLRCMEEKEMFELQCLALRKDSKMYKDRIEAILLQMEEVAIERDQAIATREELHLQHARGLQEKDALRKQVRELGEKADELQLQVFQREAQLLAVEGRLRRQQLETLVLSSDLEDGSPRSSQELSLPQDLEDTQLSDKGCLAGAGSPEQPFAALHQEQLSRTPHCLGCGCLGREVDPPVFLGTAAASGGLEVDVPGPGFLGDFTVDAESTLSR; this comes from the exons ATGACCAGGTCAAAGCGGCTGGGTGCGGTCTGGCCTCGTCCAGCCTCCTGGGGGTCTCTGCTGTCTCTTCTACTTGCCAGGTGCCCGGGCTGGGCCTCTGGGGCATTCTCAGGACCCCTGGCCCCCGGCCAGGCTGGGAGGGCTGAGAGCAGTTTTCCTGTGGAGGGCAGAGGACTTCCACTTCCGTCTGCCTCTCGGGGCCTCCTGGGCTGCACGAATCAGAAGGCAGGCCACCAGGGACTGTCCCCCTGTGGGAGGACTGGCGGGACTGTGGAGTTAAGCCATCAGGAAGTGCACAGGCGTCCGGCAcgctcctccctccctgcagccccaggCAGCATCTCCCCGAGGCTCCGCGTCCCAGGCTCCTGGTGCGTCTGCCGTGCAGGTGGCTCCTTGGAAGACCCTCAG CCTGCCTGCGAGGCCATGTCGGACTACGAGAACGATGATGAGTGCTGGAGCGTCCTGGAGGGCTTCCGGGTGATGCTCACGTCGGTCATCGACCCCTCGCGCATCACGCCCTACCTGCGGCAGTGCAAGGTCCTGAACCCCGACGATGAGGAGCAGGTGCTCAGTGACCCCAACTTGGTCATCCGCAAACGGAAAGTGG GCGTGCTCTTGGACATCCTGCAGCGGACCGGCCACAAGGGCTACGTGGCCTTCCTCGAGAGCCTGGAACTCTATTACCCACAGCTGTACAAGAAGGTCACGGGCAAGGAGCCGGCCCGTGTCTTCTCCATGATCATCG ACGCGTCCGGGGAGTCAGGCCTGACTCAGCTGCTGATGACCGAGGTCATGAAGCTGCAGAAGAAGGTGCAGGACCTGACCGCGCTGCTGAGCTCCAAGGATGACTTCATCAAGGAGCTGCGGGTGAAGGACAGCCTGCTACGCAAGCACCAGGAGCGGGTGCAGAGGCTCAAGGAGGAGTGCGAGGCCAGCAGCCGTGAGCTCAAGCGCTGCAAGGAGGAGAACTACGACCTGGCCATGCGCCTGGCACGCCAGAGCGAGGAGAAGGGTGCCGCGCTCATGCGGAACCGTGACCTGCAGCTGGAG ATTGACCGGCTCAAGCACAGCCTCATGAAGGCCGAGGACGACTGCAAGGTGGAGCGCAAGCACACGCTGAAGCTGAGGCACGCCATGGAGCAGAGGCCCAGCCAGGAGCTGCTGTGGGAGCTGCAGCAGCAGAAGGCCCTGCTCCAGGCCCGGGTGCAGGAGCTGGAGGCCTCCGTCCAG GAGGGGAAGCTGGACAGGAGCAGCCCCTACATCCAGGTACTGGAAGAGGACTGGCGGCAGGCACTGCGGGACCACCAGGAGCAGGCCAACACCATCTTCTCCCTGCGCAAGGACCTCCGCCAGGGCGAGGCCCGACGCCTCCGG TGCATGGAGGAGAAGGAGATGTTCGAGCTGCAGTGCCTGGCCCTGCGTAAAGACTCCAAGATGTACAAGGACCGCATTGAGGCCATCCTGCTGCAGATGGAGGAGGTTGCCATTGAACGGGACCAG GCCATCGCCACACGGGAGGAGCTGCACCTGCAGCATGCCCGGGGCCTGCAGGAGAAGGACGCACTGCGCAAGCAGGTGCGGGAGCTGGGTGAGAAGGCAGATGAGCTGCAGCTGCAGGTGTTCCAGCGTGAGGCGCAGCTACTGGCCGTGGAGGGCAGGCTCAGGCGGCAGCAGCTGGAGACGCTCGTGCTG AGCTCCGACCTGGAGGATGGCTCACCCAGGAGCTCCCAGGAG CTCTCGCTCCCCCAGGACCTGGAGGACACCCAGCTCTCGGACAAAG GATGCCTGGCCGGTGCGGGGAGCCCGGAACAGCCCTTTGCAGCTCTGCACCAGGAACAGCTTTCACGGACCCCCCAT TGCTTGGGGTGCGGTTGTCTGGGGCGCGAAGTGGATCCCCCTGTTTTCTTGGGTACTGCAGCAGCTTCGGGGGGCTTGGAGGTGGACGTGCCTGGTCCTGGTTTCTTGGGGGACTTTACAGTGGATGCGGAGTCAACCCTGAGTAGGTGA
- the CARD9 gene encoding caspase recruitment domain-containing protein 9 isoform X5 has translation MSDYENDDECWSVLEGFRVMLTSVIDPSRITPYLRQCKVLNPDDEEQVLSDPNLVIRKRKVGVLLDILQRTGHKGYVAFLESLELYYPQLYKKVTGKEPARVFSMIIDASGESGLTQLLMTEVMKLQKKVQDLTALLSSKDDFIKELRVKDSLLRKHQERVQRLKEECEASSRELKRCKEENYDLAMRLARQSEEKGAALMRNRDLQLEIDRLKHSLMKAEDDCKVERKHTLKLRHAMEQRPSQELLWELQQQKALLQARVQELEASVQEGKLDRSSPYIQVLEEDWRQALRDHQEQANTIFSLRKDLRQGEARRLRCMEEKEMFELQCLALRKDSKMYKDRIEAILLQMEEVAIERDQAIATREELHLQHARGLQEKDALRKQVRELGEKADELQLQVFQREAQLLAVEGRLRRQQLETLVLSSDLEDGSPRSSQELSLPQDLEDTQLSDKGCLAGAGSPEQPFAALHQEQLSRTPHDAGLSSGEPPEKERRRLKESFENYRRKRALRKMQKGWRQGEADQETTGSDNTDTEGS, from the exons ATGTCGGACTACGAGAACGATGATGAGTGCTGGAGCGTCCTGGAGGGCTTCCGGGTGATGCTCACGTCGGTCATCGACCCCTCGCGCATCACGCCCTACCTGCGGCAGTGCAAGGTCCTGAACCCCGACGATGAGGAGCAGGTGCTCAGTGACCCCAACTTGGTCATCCGCAAACGGAAAGTGG GCGTGCTCTTGGACATCCTGCAGCGGACCGGCCACAAGGGCTACGTGGCCTTCCTCGAGAGCCTGGAACTCTATTACCCACAGCTGTACAAGAAGGTCACGGGCAAGGAGCCGGCCCGTGTCTTCTCCATGATCATCG ACGCGTCCGGGGAGTCAGGCCTGACTCAGCTGCTGATGACCGAGGTCATGAAGCTGCAGAAGAAGGTGCAGGACCTGACCGCGCTGCTGAGCTCCAAGGATGACTTCATCAAGGAGCTGCGGGTGAAGGACAGCCTGCTACGCAAGCACCAGGAGCGGGTGCAGAGGCTCAAGGAGGAGTGCGAGGCCAGCAGCCGTGAGCTCAAGCGCTGCAAGGAGGAGAACTACGACCTGGCCATGCGCCTGGCACGCCAGAGCGAGGAGAAGGGTGCCGCGCTCATGCGGAACCGTGACCTGCAGCTGGAG ATTGACCGGCTCAAGCACAGCCTCATGAAGGCCGAGGACGACTGCAAGGTGGAGCGCAAGCACACGCTGAAGCTGAGGCACGCCATGGAGCAGAGGCCCAGCCAGGAGCTGCTGTGGGAGCTGCAGCAGCAGAAGGCCCTGCTCCAGGCCCGGGTGCAGGAGCTGGAGGCCTCCGTCCAG GAGGGGAAGCTGGACAGGAGCAGCCCCTACATCCAGGTACTGGAAGAGGACTGGCGGCAGGCACTGCGGGACCACCAGGAGCAGGCCAACACCATCTTCTCCCTGCGCAAGGACCTCCGCCAGGGCGAGGCCCGACGCCTCCGG TGCATGGAGGAGAAGGAGATGTTCGAGCTGCAGTGCCTGGCCCTGCGTAAAGACTCCAAGATGTACAAGGACCGCATTGAGGCCATCCTGCTGCAGATGGAGGAGGTTGCCATTGAACGGGACCAG GCCATCGCCACACGGGAGGAGCTGCACCTGCAGCATGCCCGGGGCCTGCAGGAGAAGGACGCACTGCGCAAGCAGGTGCGGGAGCTGGGTGAGAAGGCAGATGAGCTGCAGCTGCAGGTGTTCCAGCGTGAGGCGCAGCTACTGGCCGTGGAGGGCAGGCTCAGGCGGCAGCAGCTGGAGACGCTCGTGCTG AGCTCCGACCTGGAGGATGGCTCACCCAGGAGCTCCCAGGAG CTCTCGCTCCCCCAGGACCTGGAGGACACCCAGCTCTCGGACAAAG GATGCCTGGCCGGTGCGGGGAGCCCGGAACAGCCCTTTGCAGCTCTGCACCAGGAACAGCTTTCACGGACCCCCCAT GACGCAGGCCTGAGCAGCGGGGAGCCGCCTGAGAAGGAGCGGCGGCGCCTTAAGGAGAGTTTCGAGAACTACCGCAG GAAGCGCGCCCTTAGGAAGATGCAGAAAGGCTGGCGGCAGGGGGAGGCGGACCAGGAGACCACCGGCAGCGACAACACGGACACTGAGGGCTCCTAG
- the CARD9 gene encoding caspase recruitment domain-containing protein 9 isoform X4, protein MELGTSPGCPWADPLDSPDESPGPASEKEREPGLGGGRSRRHSQRLPHTPQPACEAMSDYENDDECWSVLEGFRVMLTSVIDPSRITPYLRQCKVLNPDDEEQVLSDPNLVIRKRKVGVLLDILQRTGHKGYVAFLESLELYYPQLYKKVTGKEPARVFSMIIDASGESGLTQLLMTEVMKLQKKVQDLTALLSSKDDFIKELRVKDSLLRKHQERVQRLKEECEASSRELKRCKEENYDLAMRLARQSEEKGAALMRNRDLQLEIDRLKHSLMKAEDDCKVERKHTLKLRHAMEQRPSQELLWELQQQKALLQARVQELEASVQEGKLDRSSPYIQVLEEDWRQALRDHQEQANTIFSLRKDLRQGEARRLRCMEEKEMFELQCLALRKDSKMYKDRIEAILLQMEEVAIERDQAIATREELHLQHARGLQEKDALRKQVRELGEKADELQLQVFQREAQLLAVEGRLRRQQLETLVLSSDLEDGSPRSSQELSLPQDLEDTQLSDKGCLAGAGSPEQPFAALHQEQLSRTPHDAGLSSGEPPEKERRRLKESFENYRRKRALRKMQKGWRQGEADQETTGSDNTDTEGS, encoded by the exons ATGGAGCTGGGTACCTCTCCTGGATGCCCCTGGGCTGACCCCCTCGACAGCCCTGACGAGAGCCCTGGCCCAGCGTCTGAGAAGGAGCGGGAGCCGGGCCTGGGTGGGGGCAGGAGCCGGCGTCACTCTCAGCGGCTGCCCCACACCCCCCAGCCTGCCTGCGAGGCCATGTCGGACTACGAGAACGATGATGAGTGCTGGAGCGTCCTGGAGGGCTTCCGGGTGATGCTCACGTCGGTCATCGACCCCTCGCGCATCACGCCCTACCTGCGGCAGTGCAAGGTCCTGAACCCCGACGATGAGGAGCAGGTGCTCAGTGACCCCAACTTGGTCATCCGCAAACGGAAAGTGG GCGTGCTCTTGGACATCCTGCAGCGGACCGGCCACAAGGGCTACGTGGCCTTCCTCGAGAGCCTGGAACTCTATTACCCACAGCTGTACAAGAAGGTCACGGGCAAGGAGCCGGCCCGTGTCTTCTCCATGATCATCG ACGCGTCCGGGGAGTCAGGCCTGACTCAGCTGCTGATGACCGAGGTCATGAAGCTGCAGAAGAAGGTGCAGGACCTGACCGCGCTGCTGAGCTCCAAGGATGACTTCATCAAGGAGCTGCGGGTGAAGGACAGCCTGCTACGCAAGCACCAGGAGCGGGTGCAGAGGCTCAAGGAGGAGTGCGAGGCCAGCAGCCGTGAGCTCAAGCGCTGCAAGGAGGAGAACTACGACCTGGCCATGCGCCTGGCACGCCAGAGCGAGGAGAAGGGTGCCGCGCTCATGCGGAACCGTGACCTGCAGCTGGAG ATTGACCGGCTCAAGCACAGCCTCATGAAGGCCGAGGACGACTGCAAGGTGGAGCGCAAGCACACGCTGAAGCTGAGGCACGCCATGGAGCAGAGGCCCAGCCAGGAGCTGCTGTGGGAGCTGCAGCAGCAGAAGGCCCTGCTCCAGGCCCGGGTGCAGGAGCTGGAGGCCTCCGTCCAG GAGGGGAAGCTGGACAGGAGCAGCCCCTACATCCAGGTACTGGAAGAGGACTGGCGGCAGGCACTGCGGGACCACCAGGAGCAGGCCAACACCATCTTCTCCCTGCGCAAGGACCTCCGCCAGGGCGAGGCCCGACGCCTCCGG TGCATGGAGGAGAAGGAGATGTTCGAGCTGCAGTGCCTGGCCCTGCGTAAAGACTCCAAGATGTACAAGGACCGCATTGAGGCCATCCTGCTGCAGATGGAGGAGGTTGCCATTGAACGGGACCAG GCCATCGCCACACGGGAGGAGCTGCACCTGCAGCATGCCCGGGGCCTGCAGGAGAAGGACGCACTGCGCAAGCAGGTGCGGGAGCTGGGTGAGAAGGCAGATGAGCTGCAGCTGCAGGTGTTCCAGCGTGAGGCGCAGCTACTGGCCGTGGAGGGCAGGCTCAGGCGGCAGCAGCTGGAGACGCTCGTGCTG AGCTCCGACCTGGAGGATGGCTCACCCAGGAGCTCCCAGGAG CTCTCGCTCCCCCAGGACCTGGAGGACACCCAGCTCTCGGACAAAG GATGCCTGGCCGGTGCGGGGAGCCCGGAACAGCCCTTTGCAGCTCTGCACCAGGAACAGCTTTCACGGACCCCCCAT GACGCAGGCCTGAGCAGCGGGGAGCCGCCTGAGAAGGAGCGGCGGCGCCTTAAGGAGAGTTTCGAGAACTACCGCAG GAAGCGCGCCCTTAGGAAGATGCAGAAAGGCTGGCGGCAGGGGGAGGCGGACCAGGAGACCACCGGCAGCGACAACACGGACACTGAGGGCTCCTAG
- the CARD9 gene encoding caspase recruitment domain-containing protein 9 isoform X3, translating into MTRSKRLGAVWPRPASWGSLLSLLLARCPGWASGAFSGPLAPGQAGRAESSFPVEGRGLPLPSASRGLLGCTNQKAGHQGLSPCGRTGGTVELSHQEVHRRPARSSLPAAPGSISPRLRVPGSWCVCRAGGSLEDPQPACEAMSDYENDDECWSVLEGFRVMLTSVIDPSRITPYLRQCKVLNPDDEEQVLSDPNLVIRKRKVGVLLDILQRTGHKGYVAFLESLELYYPQLYKKVTGKEPARVFSMIIDASGESGLTQLLMTEVMKLQKKVQDLTALLSSKDDFIKELRVKDSLLRKHQERVQRLKEECEASSRELKRCKEENYDLAMRLARQSEEKGAALMRNRDLQLEIDRLKHSLMKAEDDCKVERKHTLKLRHAMEQRPSQELLWELQQQKALLQARVQELEASVQEGKLDRSSPYIQVLEEDWRQALRDHQEQANTIFSLRKDLRQGEARRLRCMEEKEMFELQCLALRKDSKMYKDRIEAILLQMEEVAIERDQAIATREELHLQHARGLQEKDALRKQVRELGEKADELQLQVFQREAQLLAVEGRLRRQQLETLVLLSLPQDLEDTQLSDKGCLAGAGSPEQPFAALHQEQLSRTPHDAGLSSGEPPEKERRRLKESFENYRRKRALRKMQKGWRQGEADQETTGSDNTDTEGS; encoded by the exons ATGACCAGGTCAAAGCGGCTGGGTGCGGTCTGGCCTCGTCCAGCCTCCTGGGGGTCTCTGCTGTCTCTTCTACTTGCCAGGTGCCCGGGCTGGGCCTCTGGGGCATTCTCAGGACCCCTGGCCCCCGGCCAGGCTGGGAGGGCTGAGAGCAGTTTTCCTGTGGAGGGCAGAGGACTTCCACTTCCGTCTGCCTCTCGGGGCCTCCTGGGCTGCACGAATCAGAAGGCAGGCCACCAGGGACTGTCCCCCTGTGGGAGGACTGGCGGGACTGTGGAGTTAAGCCATCAGGAAGTGCACAGGCGTCCGGCAcgctcctccctccctgcagccccaggCAGCATCTCCCCGAGGCTCCGCGTCCCAGGCTCCTGGTGCGTCTGCCGTGCAGGTGGCTCCTTGGAAGACCCTCAG CCTGCCTGCGAGGCCATGTCGGACTACGAGAACGATGATGAGTGCTGGAGCGTCCTGGAGGGCTTCCGGGTGATGCTCACGTCGGTCATCGACCCCTCGCGCATCACGCCCTACCTGCGGCAGTGCAAGGTCCTGAACCCCGACGATGAGGAGCAGGTGCTCAGTGACCCCAACTTGGTCATCCGCAAACGGAAAGTGG GCGTGCTCTTGGACATCCTGCAGCGGACCGGCCACAAGGGCTACGTGGCCTTCCTCGAGAGCCTGGAACTCTATTACCCACAGCTGTACAAGAAGGTCACGGGCAAGGAGCCGGCCCGTGTCTTCTCCATGATCATCG ACGCGTCCGGGGAGTCAGGCCTGACTCAGCTGCTGATGACCGAGGTCATGAAGCTGCAGAAGAAGGTGCAGGACCTGACCGCGCTGCTGAGCTCCAAGGATGACTTCATCAAGGAGCTGCGGGTGAAGGACAGCCTGCTACGCAAGCACCAGGAGCGGGTGCAGAGGCTCAAGGAGGAGTGCGAGGCCAGCAGCCGTGAGCTCAAGCGCTGCAAGGAGGAGAACTACGACCTGGCCATGCGCCTGGCACGCCAGAGCGAGGAGAAGGGTGCCGCGCTCATGCGGAACCGTGACCTGCAGCTGGAG ATTGACCGGCTCAAGCACAGCCTCATGAAGGCCGAGGACGACTGCAAGGTGGAGCGCAAGCACACGCTGAAGCTGAGGCACGCCATGGAGCAGAGGCCCAGCCAGGAGCTGCTGTGGGAGCTGCAGCAGCAGAAGGCCCTGCTCCAGGCCCGGGTGCAGGAGCTGGAGGCCTCCGTCCAG GAGGGGAAGCTGGACAGGAGCAGCCCCTACATCCAGGTACTGGAAGAGGACTGGCGGCAGGCACTGCGGGACCACCAGGAGCAGGCCAACACCATCTTCTCCCTGCGCAAGGACCTCCGCCAGGGCGAGGCCCGACGCCTCCGG TGCATGGAGGAGAAGGAGATGTTCGAGCTGCAGTGCCTGGCCCTGCGTAAAGACTCCAAGATGTACAAGGACCGCATTGAGGCCATCCTGCTGCAGATGGAGGAGGTTGCCATTGAACGGGACCAG GCCATCGCCACACGGGAGGAGCTGCACCTGCAGCATGCCCGGGGCCTGCAGGAGAAGGACGCACTGCGCAAGCAGGTGCGGGAGCTGGGTGAGAAGGCAGATGAGCTGCAGCTGCAGGTGTTCCAGCGTGAGGCGCAGCTACTGGCCGTGGAGGGCAGGCTCAGGCGGCAGCAGCTGGAGACGCTCGTGCTG CTCTCGCTCCCCCAGGACCTGGAGGACACCCAGCTCTCGGACAAAG GATGCCTGGCCGGTGCGGGGAGCCCGGAACAGCCCTTTGCAGCTCTGCACCAGGAACAGCTTTCACGGACCCCCCAT GACGCAGGCCTGAGCAGCGGGGAGCCGCCTGAGAAGGAGCGGCGGCGCCTTAAGGAGAGTTTCGAGAACTACCGCAG GAAGCGCGCCCTTAGGAAGATGCAGAAAGGCTGGCGGCAGGGGGAGGCGGACCAGGAGACCACCGGCAGCGACAACACGGACACTGAGGGCTCCTAG
- the CARD9 gene encoding caspase recruitment domain-containing protein 9 isoform X1, with protein sequence MTRSKRLGAVWPRPASWGSLLSLLLARCPGWASGAFSGPLAPGQAGRAESSFPVEGRGLPLPSASRGLLGCTNQKAGHQGLSPCGRTGGTVELSHQEVHRRPARSSLPAAPGSISPRLRVPGSWCVCRAGGSLEDPQPACEAMSDYENDDECWSVLEGFRVMLTSVIDPSRITPYLRQCKVLNPDDEEQVLSDPNLVIRKRKVGVLLDILQRTGHKGYVAFLESLELYYPQLYKKVTGKEPARVFSMIIDASGESGLTQLLMTEVMKLQKKVQDLTALLSSKDDFIKELRVKDSLLRKHQERVQRLKEECEASSRELKRCKEENYDLAMRLARQSEEKGAALMRNRDLQLEIDRLKHSLMKAEDDCKVERKHTLKLRHAMEQRPSQELLWELQQQKALLQARVQELEASVQEGKLDRSSPYIQVLEEDWRQALRDHQEQANTIFSLRKDLRQGEARRLRCMEEKEMFELQCLALRKDSKMYKDRIEAILLQMEEVAIERDQAIATREELHLQHARGLQEKDALRKQVRELGEKADELQLQVFQREAQLLAVEGRLRRQQLETLVLSSDLEDGSPRSSQELSLPQDLEDTQLSDKGCLAGAGSPEQPFAALHQEQLSRTPHDAGLSSGEPPEKERRRLKESFENYRRKRALRKMQKGWRQGEADQETTGSDNTDTEGS encoded by the exons ATGACCAGGTCAAAGCGGCTGGGTGCGGTCTGGCCTCGTCCAGCCTCCTGGGGGTCTCTGCTGTCTCTTCTACTTGCCAGGTGCCCGGGCTGGGCCTCTGGGGCATTCTCAGGACCCCTGGCCCCCGGCCAGGCTGGGAGGGCTGAGAGCAGTTTTCCTGTGGAGGGCAGAGGACTTCCACTTCCGTCTGCCTCTCGGGGCCTCCTGGGCTGCACGAATCAGAAGGCAGGCCACCAGGGACTGTCCCCCTGTGGGAGGACTGGCGGGACTGTGGAGTTAAGCCATCAGGAAGTGCACAGGCGTCCGGCAcgctcctccctccctgcagccccaggCAGCATCTCCCCGAGGCTCCGCGTCCCAGGCTCCTGGTGCGTCTGCCGTGCAGGTGGCTCCTTGGAAGACCCTCAG CCTGCCTGCGAGGCCATGTCGGACTACGAGAACGATGATGAGTGCTGGAGCGTCCTGGAGGGCTTCCGGGTGATGCTCACGTCGGTCATCGACCCCTCGCGCATCACGCCCTACCTGCGGCAGTGCAAGGTCCTGAACCCCGACGATGAGGAGCAGGTGCTCAGTGACCCCAACTTGGTCATCCGCAAACGGAAAGTGG GCGTGCTCTTGGACATCCTGCAGCGGACCGGCCACAAGGGCTACGTGGCCTTCCTCGAGAGCCTGGAACTCTATTACCCACAGCTGTACAAGAAGGTCACGGGCAAGGAGCCGGCCCGTGTCTTCTCCATGATCATCG ACGCGTCCGGGGAGTCAGGCCTGACTCAGCTGCTGATGACCGAGGTCATGAAGCTGCAGAAGAAGGTGCAGGACCTGACCGCGCTGCTGAGCTCCAAGGATGACTTCATCAAGGAGCTGCGGGTGAAGGACAGCCTGCTACGCAAGCACCAGGAGCGGGTGCAGAGGCTCAAGGAGGAGTGCGAGGCCAGCAGCCGTGAGCTCAAGCGCTGCAAGGAGGAGAACTACGACCTGGCCATGCGCCTGGCACGCCAGAGCGAGGAGAAGGGTGCCGCGCTCATGCGGAACCGTGACCTGCAGCTGGAG ATTGACCGGCTCAAGCACAGCCTCATGAAGGCCGAGGACGACTGCAAGGTGGAGCGCAAGCACACGCTGAAGCTGAGGCACGCCATGGAGCAGAGGCCCAGCCAGGAGCTGCTGTGGGAGCTGCAGCAGCAGAAGGCCCTGCTCCAGGCCCGGGTGCAGGAGCTGGAGGCCTCCGTCCAG GAGGGGAAGCTGGACAGGAGCAGCCCCTACATCCAGGTACTGGAAGAGGACTGGCGGCAGGCACTGCGGGACCACCAGGAGCAGGCCAACACCATCTTCTCCCTGCGCAAGGACCTCCGCCAGGGCGAGGCCCGACGCCTCCGG TGCATGGAGGAGAAGGAGATGTTCGAGCTGCAGTGCCTGGCCCTGCGTAAAGACTCCAAGATGTACAAGGACCGCATTGAGGCCATCCTGCTGCAGATGGAGGAGGTTGCCATTGAACGGGACCAG GCCATCGCCACACGGGAGGAGCTGCACCTGCAGCATGCCCGGGGCCTGCAGGAGAAGGACGCACTGCGCAAGCAGGTGCGGGAGCTGGGTGAGAAGGCAGATGAGCTGCAGCTGCAGGTGTTCCAGCGTGAGGCGCAGCTACTGGCCGTGGAGGGCAGGCTCAGGCGGCAGCAGCTGGAGACGCTCGTGCTG AGCTCCGACCTGGAGGATGGCTCACCCAGGAGCTCCCAGGAG CTCTCGCTCCCCCAGGACCTGGAGGACACCCAGCTCTCGGACAAAG GATGCCTGGCCGGTGCGGGGAGCCCGGAACAGCCCTTTGCAGCTCTGCACCAGGAACAGCTTTCACGGACCCCCCAT GACGCAGGCCTGAGCAGCGGGGAGCCGCCTGAGAAGGAGCGGCGGCGCCTTAAGGAGAGTTTCGAGAACTACCGCAG GAAGCGCGCCCTTAGGAAGATGCAGAAAGGCTGGCGGCAGGGGGAGGCGGACCAGGAGACCACCGGCAGCGACAACACGGACACTGAGGGCTCCTAG